A genomic region of Anaerobacillus alkaliphilus contains the following coding sequences:
- a CDS encoding YesL family protein, protein MEMRGVLGSFYVACEWIVRLALVNILWVGFSLLGGVVLGIFPATIAMFTITRKWIQGETDLPIFQRFWAVYRKEFIKSNVFGFILVIIGAVLVTDIYIFYSLEGVFSQVLFYLFIAITFNYAIMLLYIFPIYVHYDLKLFQNFRYALIIGMSNPFHTFSMILCLVFVYFALEVAPASFLFLSVAPLSMMYMVIAHRIFLKIEQKKSEEKSG, encoded by the coding sequence ATGGAGATGAGAGGCGTTTTAGGCAGTTTTTATGTAGCCTGTGAATGGATTGTTAGATTAGCACTTGTAAACATCTTATGGGTAGGTTTCTCGTTATTAGGTGGGGTAGTTTTAGGTATTTTCCCTGCGACTATAGCAATGTTTACGATTACTAGAAAATGGATACAAGGAGAAACAGATCTTCCTATCTTTCAAAGGTTTTGGGCAGTTTACCGTAAAGAGTTTATAAAATCTAATGTTTTTGGTTTTATTTTAGTTATTATAGGAGCGGTTTTAGTAACTGATATATATATCTTTTATAGTTTAGAAGGTGTCTTTTCTCAGGTATTATTTTATCTCTTTATCGCAATTACCTTTAATTACGCAATCATGCTTCTTTATATTTTTCCGATCTATGTTCATTATGACTTAAAGCTTTTCCAAAATTTTAGATATGCTTTGATAATAGGAATGTCTAACCCATTTCACACGTTCTCAATGATCTTATGTTTAGTCTTTGTGTATTTTGCTCTAGAAGTTGCACCTGCATCATTCTTATTTCTAAGCGTTGCTCCTTTAAGTATGATGTACATGGTAATTGCTCACCGCATATTCTTGAAAATTGAACAGAAGAAAAGTGAAGAAAAAAGTGGCTGA
- a CDS encoding ABC transporter substrate-binding protein, whose translation MKKLTLLITLLLITFLVACSSNSSQPSTTDNNQGNTTTEPTTNNEQPATGEDVEIRFLWWGNQDRHDRTLALIEAYEDLNPHVSINPEFLGFGDYADRLATQVAGGNAPDIFQMVDRWLPMYGSRGQLANLQPFVDSGLINTEFIDQASLDPGYFQGELVGLSTGSNAFALVYDPELFAEAGVPLLEPGYTWEDFANTARQLSEALGTYGTYIDVNHSRAFGTWLLQQGQWLYNEDGTGLGWEDDQLFVDFMNFWVELQDEGVVPPADVNEAAATIENYLIVNKQAPMQIIHSNQIVAVAQAAGRDLEMTILPSGNDGTTGAYIRASLLYSMNPSTKHPEEVIKFMDWMTNSTEANDILQGDRGVPISSKIREHMYTNLERTVQQQFDYIDLISKYVGDAPPPPPPSGSELDNAFDRIFLEILYRANTPEKAVSRYKAEMLDIISRQ comes from the coding sequence ATGAAAAAATTAACGCTTCTCATTACGTTACTTCTTATTACTTTCTTAGTAGCATGTTCAAGTAACTCATCTCAACCAAGTACTACAGATAATAATCAAGGTAATACAACAACCGAACCAACTACGAATAATGAACAACCAGCTACCGGGGAAGATGTTGAGATCCGCTTCTTATGGTGGGGAAATCAAGACAGACATGATCGTACATTAGCACTTATTGAAGCTTATGAAGATTTAAACCCACATGTCTCAATTAATCCAGAATTCTTAGGATTTGGAGATTATGCTGACCGTTTAGCAACACAAGTAGCAGGTGGAAACGCTCCTGATATCTTTCAAATGGTTGACCGTTGGTTACCAATGTATGGTAGCCGTGGGCAATTAGCAAACTTACAACCATTTGTAGACTCTGGTCTTATTAACACAGAATTTATTGATCAAGCTAGTTTAGATCCAGGATACTTCCAAGGTGAATTAGTTGGACTAAGTACAGGTAGTAATGCGTTTGCTTTAGTTTACGATCCAGAATTGTTTGCAGAAGCAGGCGTACCGCTATTAGAACCTGGTTATACTTGGGAAGATTTTGCAAATACAGCTCGTCAATTATCTGAAGCATTAGGTACTTATGGTACTTATATTGATGTAAACCATTCACGTGCCTTTGGAACTTGGTTATTACAACAAGGTCAATGGTTATACAATGAAGATGGTACAGGTTTAGGTTGGGAAGATGACCAATTATTTGTTGATTTCATGAATTTCTGGGTAGAGCTTCAAGATGAAGGTGTCGTACCACCGGCAGACGTAAATGAAGCTGCAGCAACAATTGAAAACTACTTAATCGTTAATAAACAAGCACCAATGCAAATTATTCACAGTAACCAAATCGTAGCTGTAGCTCAAGCTGCAGGCCGTGATCTTGAAATGACAATCCTACCATCTGGAAATGATGGAACTACAGGTGCATACATTCGTGCTTCATTACTATATTCTATGAATCCAAGTACGAAGCATCCTGAAGAAGTTATTAAGTTTATGGACTGGATGACAAATAGCACAGAAGCAAATGATATTTTACAAGGTGACCGTGGAGTACCAATTTCTTCAAAAATTCGTGAGCATATGTATACGAACTTAGAAAGAACAGTTCAGCAACAATTTGATTACATTGATTTAATTAGTAAATACGTAGGAGATGCACCACCGCCACCACCACCATCTGGAAGTGAGCTAGACAATGCCTTCGATCGTATTTTCTTAGAAATTCTTTATAGAGCGAATACACCAGAAAAAGCAGTTTCTAGATACAAAGCTGAAATGCTAGACATCATTAGTAGACAATAA
- a CDS encoding carbohydrate ABC transporter permease: MNTSPQLGENQKVIQTITPKKRKLRNNLVAYAFISPWLIGFLFIIVGPMLYSFYLSFTSYDLLSAPRWVGFDNYVRMFTSDPRFWTTLKVTLIFVAIAVPLRLIFALTVAILMNMGHRGSGFYSLIYYVPSIIGGSVAVAVIWRQIFGREGALNAVLGWFNIEGYNWFAHPDYALSVLILLIIWQFGSPMVIFLAGLRQIPKELYEAASVDGANRFHQFFKITLPMLTPVIFFNLIFAIINGFLTFTQAFLITAGGPIDRTLLYALYLYQNAFEYFRMGYASALAWVLLLVIGLLTAIVFISSKKWVYYESEGGK; this comes from the coding sequence ATGAATACTTCTCCCCAACTGGGCGAAAATCAGAAAGTAATCCAAACGATTACTCCGAAGAAACGAAAACTTAGAAATAATCTTGTAGCTTATGCTTTCATTTCTCCTTGGTTAATTGGATTTTTATTTATAATTGTCGGACCCATGCTATATTCCTTTTACTTATCATTTACTAGTTATGACTTGTTAAGTGCTCCAAGGTGGGTTGGGTTTGATAATTATGTTCGGATGTTTACAAGTGACCCGAGATTTTGGACGACATTAAAGGTAACGCTTATCTTTGTTGCTATAGCAGTACCTTTACGACTTATATTTGCACTAACTGTAGCGATACTTATGAATATGGGTCACCGTGGCTCTGGTTTTTATAGTTTAATCTATTATGTTCCATCAATCATTGGTGGGAGTGTTGCGGTAGCAGTTATTTGGAGACAGATCTTTGGACGCGAAGGCGCATTAAACGCTGTTCTTGGTTGGTTTAATATTGAGGGTTATAACTGGTTTGCTCACCCTGACTATGCTTTATCAGTTCTTATCCTACTAATTATCTGGCAATTTGGTTCACCGATGGTTATCTTCCTTGCGGGATTAAGACAAATTCCAAAAGAGTTATATGAAGCGGCTTCGGTTGACGGAGCAAATCGTTTTCATCAATTCTTTAAAATTACGTTACCAATGTTAACGCCGGTAATTTTCTTTAACCTTATTTTTGCAATTATCAATGGATTTTTAACATTTACACAAGCCTTCTTAATTACTGCGGGAGGACCTATTGATCGAACATTACTTTACGCACTATATCTCTACCAAAACGCGTTTGAATATTTCCGAATGGGATACGCTTCAGCGTTAGCTTGGGTACTTTTATTAGTTATTGGTTTACTTACAGCAATCGTATTCATTTCTAGTAAGAAATGGGTTTACTACGAGTCGGAAGGAGGCAAATAA